In Natronococcus sp. AD-5, the genomic window TTCGAGGCGACCGCGCTCGCAGAACTGCGCGCTCGCGAGTCCGAGTTCGGGGACGAGCGCCTCGTCCTGCTCGCCCCAGACGACGAGCGTCGGTTGCTCGAGGCGATCCCGCGGCGCATCCGGCGGGTAGCGTGCGATCGCCCGATACCAGTTCAGCATGCCGGTAAGCGCGCCCTCCCGCCTCCAGGCTCGCCGGTAGTGGGTCAGATCGACGTCGGTGAACGTCCCGGGCGATGCGGTCTCCCGCAGGGCTCGCTCGAGGACTCGAAAGTCGTCGTACCGACAGACCCGTTCGGGGAACCACGGCACCTGGAACGCGAGCACGTACCAGCTTCGTCGGAGCTGTTCCGGATTCGACGCGAGCTGCCGGCGAAACGCGACCGGGTGGGGCGCGTTGACGATGGCGAGTCGATCGGCGACGTCCGGATACCGCAGTGCGAGATCCCAGGC contains:
- a CDS encoding alpha/beta fold hydrolase, giving the protein MNETPAPLETDASILSFSGATSTSRTVNGVRLHAVSAGDEGDPLVVLLHGFPEFWYAWREQIEPLVEAGYRVVVPDQRGYNLSEKPQNARAYQLRDLSRDIVDLIASEGRDAAHVVGHDWGGAVAWDLALRYPDVADRLAIVNAPHPVAFRRQLASNPEQLRRSWYVLAFQVPWFPERVCRYDDFRVLERALRETASPGTFTDVDLTHYRRAWRREGALTGMLNWYRAIARYPPDAPRDRLEQPTLVVWGEQDEALVPELGLASAQFCERGRLERLPETSHWVPHEEPKRTADLLLDHL